The following coding sequences lie in one Kitasatospora azatica KCTC 9699 genomic window:
- a CDS encoding ricin-type beta-trefoil lectin domain protein produces MPNSPTVRRQRTSLGAARRWAAAASVIALAGATLATQAGLATHASAAAGIPDAATAAAINAAHAKDPSPAGDDAKEFAQAKSTGKNVQIDRLTTEFTETYATPAGHYQQTGHPDQQRLKAGGQWKNLDATLKPQAGGGYAPAATPSGVVLSAGGNGPLATMTSPDGKKLALTAPFNLPAPQVNGDNLLYPGVLPDTDLKVTVGKSGSVSTVLVLKTKAAATNPALKKLHFATTTDGVTVQTGADQNLTAQGSDGKPRWTAPAPTMWDSSNAKPQQAKAAAGSASADAQSAQSSQSAPAAPAQGSKPQAEAASSTDGPGSAAKVAKMPVETHSDGIDLTPDQNLLATGDAPFYVDPAWIPWSTSSNGNTFVQSNYQSANHYNKNNERLGVGMCGTYAAGDSCVPSGLYRAFYQFDTSALHGVIINSAKLDVWEYASADWSCTNTYPVDVYWEDGPIGPNTVWGNQPNPQGGKLDSTNVAGSGGSGCYNDIDVQYWNMGATLNNAISNNNMVTLGLRGNESNQNAFKRFEYNASLSVTYDRVPNVPTDPQVNPAPYMVSTGQTNQNCNGGWNNWSWLGAGTDAAGAVSISTVVSSPAPQDQLRSNLNIWDYTNNNAGLPGNPNTESPWAPNGSRATYTLPGGFIKDGHIYGYHLQATDELSGASWSGWGPVCTFAVDQTPPVVNTSAATDLAHQFPPSGNGQVTQLFAGQPGFLPISATDPAPGGGLASSGIACLMWSADPQFNGSSFHCGSNMPNGQVPVTPGHWGTNIEYVQAKDNAGNVSPVLQYAYYAPWNPNGPPPVFGDLTGDGAPDILTTDAGGNLRTYSVPGNAAASGPAVALSALKSDSPHYDANNPDNDPWSNYQITHRGSLSGGNNVDDVIVHKPSDANLYYYPNNSTASGVPGRLGAKSTLTKPNCVTGANQDCSTYQTDWSSTVQIAAIGDPKNSKLNPVDYHKAGLITEEVGKDGNTGLWFYPTPTYGTFGKPVQLATTGWAGLDLITPGDWAQTGTPGLWARNRSTGVITGYTLTSGTDSTGGPVNLTWDTLTAISAPVTIGNVQVSDVPILQSDGNLTGQGSPSLWGVTPGGTRITTWYGSPIMTNGVATGYNWSPGDWSIGNTTTVPDQWLGTTSQESTGVGGADRAGINPLSGTGSVTYGTDSPGNTPLKGSVALNNGGVLTTPWVNKDDSASTVLTNTDQVIGSGQRIVSTTTTLTMQGDGNLILSPLNSSTVLWASGTYNHPGAYAKMQVDGNFVVYDSSNNALWSTQTFGTNRLRLQTDRNLVVYDNNSKVLWTSNTYNSAYSNVRVATGNPGGSSPAVPGLDTTGSYSVSAWVKLNGETGGDQSPICQQGNTVPSFAFTYRSSSHSWSAVSTSQDDNNTAWQFAGAPGWTGFVGAWTHLTATYSADTKALSFYLNGYFAGATPAVGWGETRPMTIGGCYFGNNYGSLVNALNGSVSDVRTYPYALTSQQVAALYNLPRQSVSSGLSSSKCMDDSQGGLNDGNSIQIWDCNGSDAQKFSFPGDGTIHIFGKCVDSGAGTVGTKVVLWDCNGTTPQKFFPDPNNNNRLVSQTHNECLDIPQSNTANGTQLQVYDCNSSNAQSWTINKAS; encoded by the coding sequence GTGCCCAACTCACCAACCGTGCGCCGACAGCGCACGTCACTCGGCGCCGCACGGCGCTGGGCTGCCGCCGCGAGCGTGATCGCGCTCGCGGGCGCGACCCTGGCCACGCAGGCCGGTCTGGCCACTCATGCCAGTGCCGCCGCCGGCATCCCGGACGCCGCCACCGCCGCCGCCATCAACGCCGCGCACGCGAAGGACCCGAGTCCGGCCGGCGACGACGCCAAGGAGTTCGCGCAGGCCAAGTCGACCGGGAAAAACGTCCAGATCGACCGGCTGACCACGGAGTTCACCGAGACCTACGCGACGCCGGCCGGCCACTACCAGCAGACCGGCCACCCCGACCAGCAGCGCCTGAAGGCCGGCGGCCAGTGGAAGAACCTGGACGCCACCCTCAAGCCGCAGGCCGGCGGCGGCTACGCGCCCGCCGCGACTCCCTCCGGCGTGGTGCTCTCCGCCGGCGGCAACGGGCCGCTGGCCACGATGACCAGCCCCGACGGCAAGAAGCTCGCCCTCACCGCGCCCTTCAACCTGCCCGCCCCGCAGGTCAACGGCGACAACCTGCTCTACCCGGGCGTGCTGCCCGACACCGACCTGAAGGTCACCGTCGGCAAGAGCGGCAGCGTCAGTACCGTGCTGGTCCTCAAGACCAAGGCGGCCGCCACCAACCCGGCGTTGAAGAAGCTGCACTTCGCCACCACCACCGACGGTGTCACCGTCCAGACGGGTGCCGACCAGAACCTCACCGCCCAGGGCAGCGACGGCAAGCCCCGCTGGACCGCGCCCGCACCCACCATGTGGGACAGCAGCAACGCCAAGCCCCAGCAGGCCAAGGCTGCTGCCGGAAGCGCCAGTGCTGACGCCCAGTCAGCCCAGTCGAGTCAGTCGGCTCCCGCCGCGCCCGCTCAGGGCAGCAAGCCGCAGGCCGAGGCGGCGAGTTCCACCGACGGCCCGGGCAGTGCGGCCAAGGTGGCCAAGATGCCGGTCGAAACCCACAGCGACGGAATCGATCTGACGCCTGATCAGAACCTGCTGGCCACCGGCGACGCGCCCTTCTACGTCGACCCGGCCTGGATCCCCTGGTCGACCAGCAGCAACGGCAACACCTTCGTCCAGTCGAACTACCAGAGCGCGAACCACTACAACAAGAACAACGAGCGCCTCGGTGTCGGTATGTGCGGCACCTACGCCGCCGGCGACAGCTGCGTCCCGTCCGGCCTCTACCGCGCCTTCTACCAGTTCGACACCAGTGCCCTGCACGGCGTGATCATCAACTCCGCCAAGCTGGACGTCTGGGAGTACGCCTCCGCCGACTGGAGCTGCACCAACACCTACCCCGTCGACGTGTACTGGGAGGACGGCCCGATCGGTCCCAACACCGTTTGGGGCAACCAGCCCAACCCCCAGGGCGGAAAGCTCGACTCCACCAATGTCGCCGGATCCGGCGGCAGCGGCTGCTACAACGACATCGACGTCCAGTACTGGAACATGGGCGCGACGCTCAACAACGCCATCAGCAACAACAACATGGTGACCCTCGGCCTGCGCGGCAACGAGAGCAACCAGAACGCGTTCAAGCGCTTCGAGTACAACGCCAGCCTCTCGGTGACGTACGACCGGGTGCCCAACGTGCCCACCGACCCGCAGGTCAACCCGGCGCCCTACATGGTGAGCACCGGCCAGACCAACCAGAACTGCAACGGTGGTTGGAACAACTGGAGTTGGCTGGGCGCCGGCACCGACGCGGCGGGTGCGGTGAGCATCAGCACCGTGGTCTCCAGCCCGGCTCCGCAGGACCAGCTGCGCAGCAACCTCAACATCTGGGACTACACCAACAACAACGCCGGCCTTCCGGGCAACCCCAACACCGAGTCGCCGTGGGCGCCCAACGGCTCGCGGGCGACGTACACGCTGCCGGGTGGCTTCATCAAGGACGGCCACATCTACGGCTACCACCTGCAGGCCACCGACGAGCTCTCCGGTGCCTCCTGGTCCGGCTGGGGTCCGGTCTGCACCTTCGCGGTGGACCAGACGCCGCCGGTGGTGAACACCAGCGCGGCGACGGACCTGGCGCACCAGTTCCCGCCGTCCGGCAACGGGCAGGTCACCCAACTCTTCGCCGGCCAGCCCGGCTTCCTGCCGATCAGTGCGACCGACCCCGCCCCCGGTGGCGGCCTCGCCTCCTCCGGCATCGCTTGCCTGATGTGGTCCGCCGACCCGCAGTTCAACGGCTCCAGCTTCCACTGCGGGAGCAACATGCCGAACGGGCAGGTCCCGGTCACGCCGGGGCACTGGGGCACCAACATCGAGTACGTCCAGGCCAAGGACAACGCGGGCAACGTCTCTCCCGTGCTGCAGTACGCCTACTACGCGCCGTGGAACCCCAATGGCCCCCCGCCGGTCTTCGGTGACCTCACCGGTGACGGTGCCCCCGACATCCTGACCACCGACGCCGGCGGCAACCTGCGCACCTACAGCGTGCCCGGCAACGCCGCCGCCAGCGGCCCGGCGGTCGCGCTCTCCGCGCTGAAGAGTGACAGCCCGCACTACGACGCCAACAACCCCGACAACGACCCCTGGTCGAACTACCAGATCACCCACCGGGGCAGCCTGAGCGGCGGCAACAACGTGGACGACGTGATCGTCCACAAGCCCAGCGACGCCAATCTCTACTACTACCCGAACAACTCCACGGCCAGTGGCGTCCCCGGGCGGCTGGGCGCCAAGTCGACGCTGACCAAGCCGAACTGCGTCACCGGCGCCAACCAGGACTGCAGCACCTACCAGACCGACTGGTCCAGCACGGTGCAGATCGCCGCGATCGGCGACCCGAAGAACAGCAAGCTCAACCCGGTCGACTACCACAAGGCCGGCCTGATCACCGAGGAGGTCGGCAAGGACGGCAACACCGGCCTCTGGTTCTACCCGACCCCGACCTACGGCACCTTCGGCAAGCCGGTCCAGCTCGCGACCACCGGCTGGGCGGGCCTGGACCTGATCACCCCCGGTGACTGGGCCCAGACCGGCACTCCGGGCCTGTGGGCCCGCAACCGCAGCACCGGCGTCATCACCGGCTACACGCTGACCTCGGGGACCGACTCCACCGGTGGCCCGGTCAACCTCACCTGGGACACCCTGACGGCGATCAGCGCTCCGGTCACCATCGGCAACGTCCAGGTGTCCGATGTCCCGATCCTGCAGTCCGACGGCAACCTCACCGGCCAGGGCTCCCCGTCCCTGTGGGGTGTCACCCCCGGCGGCACCCGGATCACCACCTGGTACGGCAGCCCGATCATGACCAACGGCGTCGCCACCGGCTACAACTGGAGCCCCGGCGACTGGAGCATCGGCAACACCACCACGGTTCCGGATCAGTGGCTCGGCACGACCAGCCAGGAGAGCACCGGAGTCGGCGGCGCAGACCGCGCCGGCATCAACCCGCTGAGCGGCACCGGCAGCGTCACCTACGGCACCGACTCCCCCGGGAACACCCCGCTGAAGGGATCGGTGGCGCTGAACAACGGGGGCGTCCTCACCACCCCGTGGGTCAACAAGGACGACTCGGCCTCCACAGTCCTGACCAATACCGACCAGGTCATCGGCTCGGGCCAGCGGATCGTCTCGACCACCACCACGCTGACCATGCAGGGCGACGGCAACCTGATCCTGTCACCGCTCAACTCCTCGACCGTGCTGTGGGCTTCAGGCACGTACAACCACCCGGGCGCCTACGCGAAGATGCAGGTCGACGGCAACTTCGTGGTCTACGACAGCTCCAACAACGCGCTCTGGTCGACCCAGACCTTCGGCACCAACCGGCTGCGGCTGCAGACCGACCGCAACCTGGTCGTCTACGACAACAACAGCAAGGTGCTCTGGACCAGCAACACCTACAACTCCGCCTACAGCAACGTGCGAGTCGCCACCGGCAATCCCGGTGGCAGCAGCCCCGCCGTTCCCGGCCTGGACACCACCGGAAGCTACAGCGTCTCCGCCTGGGTGAAGCTCAACGGTGAAACCGGCGGCGACCAGAGCCCGATCTGCCAGCAGGGCAACACCGTCCCCTCGTTCGCCTTCACCTACCGGTCCTCCAGCCACAGCTGGTCCGCCGTCTCCACCTCCCAGGACGACAACAACACCGCCTGGCAGTTCGCGGGCGCGCCCGGCTGGACCGGGTTCGTCGGCGCCTGGACGCACCTCACCGCAACGTACTCGGCCGACACCAAGGCGCTGAGCTTCTACCTCAACGGCTACTTCGCCGGCGCCACGCCGGCCGTCGGCTGGGGCGAAACCCGTCCCATGACGATCGGTGGCTGCTACTTCGGCAACAACTACGGCAGCCTCGTCAACGCGCTCAACGGCTCGGTCTCCGATGTCCGCACCTACCCCTACGCGCTGACCTCGCAGCAGGTCGCCGCGCTGTACAACCTGCCGAGGCAGTCCGTGAGCAGCGGTCTGAGCAGCAGCAAGTGCATGGACGACAGCCAGGGTGGGCTGAACGACGGCAACTCCATCCAGATCTGGGACTGCAACGGCAGCGACGCGCAGAAGTTCTCCTTCCCCGGTGACGGCACCATCCACATCTTCGGCAAGTGTGTCGACTCCGGGGCCGGGACCGTGGGCACCAAGGTCGTCCTCTGGGACTGCAACGGCACCACGCCGCAGAAGTTCTTCCCGGACCCGAACAACAACAACCGACTGGTGAGCCAGACGCACAACGAGTGTCTGGACATCCCGCAGAGCAACACCGCCAACGGCACACAGCTCCAGGTCTACGACTGCAACTCCTCCAACGCGCAGAGCTGGACCATCAACAAGGCCAGCTGA
- a CDS encoding AfsR/SARP family transcriptional regulator gives MRIRLLGPVMVQSHTGDPVTPTAPKRRALLSSLALELGQVVPTVRLLELVWEGNPPPTARAALQGHIAELRRLLDDRLTLTTRGAGYLLTGDPEQVDALHFERLCAEAEEFGEPGAAVPLLRQALALWRGPALADCGSTLLRETVAPRLTELRLLALQRLAEQLCRLGRGAELADDTGELARAVAADPTREQLAAQLIRCLEQAGRQADALAVHQRAVHHRTVHQQTVQRLATERGAGPSPVLRAAHPSLTPGPALGLTPRPDLGPTIAQLPRRNRRFTGRAAELARLDAAVAPYLAPGSAATSATPVDRCPILVTGPAGVGKTSLVLHWSHQIAPRFPGGQLYADLRGFDETEPRDPAEVLAGFLTALGVAAADLPHTLDARSRRYRELLTDRQLLLVLDNARDYEQLSPLLPSPDSAPVTLITSRNRLGDLLVQDNAVPLALDVLTPDEAVELLGRVLGPQRIAAEPQAAAEIAERCDHLPLALRLAAARLATRPDWALRDLAGEILDEQSRLAALATTGGGSLGVSAALNLTRRALSEPAARFFGYLGLHPGAVIDPHAAAVLGDVPPAEARTLLAQLDAAHLVEETAPGLFARHDLVRLYSAQLAAELTCAQRESAMDRMIGHYLAATAAACAGLGSRSVLPADPQPSADPLPPLGTPGQAIAWFRREERAVRGVVVSAEQYGRPAPAWQLAHQACVLYYNENRSRREWRQTAEAGLRAARACEDPTALVRMHADLAVVMIEQADFAAATDHLDQAIALADVLGDPVLGHHCRTRLANGLVRAGEHARAIPLMTRIVEHARTLADSRLLAQSLNNLANALVRAGAPLHALAHATEAVQLLSAHPDDPKIIIATQTRAEALHALGRHHAALATARQALTLGQSQGNLRFESHSRHFITAVLRALGRATV, from the coding sequence ATGAGGATCAGGCTGCTCGGCCCGGTCATGGTGCAGAGCCACACCGGCGACCCGGTCACCCCGACCGCACCCAAGCGCCGCGCGCTGCTCAGCTCGCTCGCCCTGGAACTCGGGCAGGTGGTGCCCACCGTCCGATTGCTCGAACTGGTCTGGGAGGGCAACCCGCCGCCCACCGCCCGGGCCGCACTGCAGGGCCACATCGCCGAGCTGCGCCGCCTGCTGGACGACCGCCTCACCCTCACCACCCGCGGGGCCGGCTACCTGCTGACCGGCGACCCCGAACAGGTGGACGCGCTGCACTTCGAGCGCCTCTGCGCCGAGGCCGAGGAGTTCGGCGAGCCCGGCGCCGCCGTTCCGCTGCTCCGGCAGGCGCTGGCACTGTGGCGCGGTCCGGCGCTGGCCGACTGCGGCTCCACCCTGCTGCGCGAGACGGTCGCCCCGCGGCTGACCGAGCTGCGCCTGCTCGCCCTGCAGCGCCTCGCCGAGCAGCTGTGCCGACTCGGCCGGGGCGCTGAGCTGGCCGACGACACGGGTGAACTCGCCCGGGCCGTCGCCGCCGACCCCACCCGTGAGCAGCTGGCCGCCCAGCTGATCCGCTGTCTGGAGCAGGCGGGCCGCCAGGCCGACGCGCTGGCCGTCCACCAGCGGGCCGTCCACCACCGGACCGTGCACCAGCAGACCGTGCAGCGGCTGGCCACCGAACGGGGCGCCGGCCCGAGCCCCGTCCTGCGCGCCGCCCACCCGAGCCTGACGCCCGGCCCGGCTCTCGGTCTGACGCCCCGCCCGGACCTCGGCCCCACCATCGCCCAACTCCCGCGCCGCAACCGTCGCTTCACCGGGCGAGCCGCAGAACTCGCCCGGCTGGACGCGGCCGTGGCCCCGTACCTCGCGCCCGGCTCCGCCGCCACGTCTGCCACCCCCGTCGACCGCTGCCCGATCCTGGTCACCGGCCCGGCCGGCGTCGGCAAGACCAGCCTGGTCCTGCACTGGTCCCACCAGATCGCCCCGCGCTTCCCCGGCGGCCAGCTCTACGCCGATTTGCGCGGCTTCGACGAGACCGAACCCCGCGACCCCGCCGAGGTGTTGGCCGGATTCCTGACCGCCCTCGGGGTCGCCGCCGCCGACCTCCCGCACACCCTGGACGCCCGATCCCGCCGCTACCGCGAGCTGCTGACGGATCGTCAACTCCTGCTCGTGCTCGACAATGCCCGCGACTACGAGCAGCTCTCCCCGCTGCTGCCCTCGCCCGACAGCGCCCCCGTGACCCTGATCACCAGCCGCAACCGGCTCGGCGACCTGCTGGTCCAGGACAACGCGGTACCGCTCGCACTCGACGTGCTGACCCCCGACGAAGCCGTCGAACTGCTCGGCCGGGTGCTCGGCCCGCAGCGGATCGCCGCCGAACCCCAGGCCGCCGCCGAGATCGCCGAACGCTGCGACCACCTCCCGCTCGCGCTGCGGCTGGCCGCCGCCCGACTGGCCACCCGGCCCGACTGGGCGCTGCGCGACCTGGCCGGGGAGATCCTGGACGAGCAGTCCCGGCTCGCCGCGCTGGCCACCACCGGCGGCGGCTCGCTGGGCGTCTCGGCCGCCCTCAACCTGACCCGCCGCGCCCTGTCCGAGCCGGCCGCCCGGTTCTTCGGCTACCTCGGCCTGCACCCGGGCGCCGTGATCGACCCGCACGCCGCCGCCGTGCTCGGCGACGTCCCGCCCGCCGAAGCCCGCACCCTGCTCGCCCAGCTCGACGCCGCCCACCTGGTCGAGGAGACCGCCCCCGGCCTGTTCGCCCGACACGACCTGGTCCGCCTCTACAGCGCCCAGCTCGCCGCCGAACTCACCTGCGCCCAGCGCGAGTCGGCGATGGACCGGATGATCGGCCACTACCTGGCGGCGACCGCCGCCGCCTGCGCGGGACTGGGCAGTCGCAGCGTGCTGCCCGCCGACCCGCAGCCGTCCGCCGACCCGCTGCCCCCGCTCGGCACCCCTGGCCAGGCGATCGCCTGGTTCCGCCGCGAGGAGCGCGCCGTGCGCGGTGTGGTGGTCAGCGCCGAGCAGTACGGGCGCCCGGCCCCCGCCTGGCAACTCGCCCACCAGGCCTGCGTCCTGTACTACAACGAGAACCGCAGCCGTCGCGAGTGGCGGCAGACCGCCGAGGCCGGCCTACGGGCCGCCCGCGCCTGCGAGGACCCCACCGCGCTGGTGCGGATGCACGCCGACTTGGCGGTGGTGATGATCGAACAGGCCGACTTCGCGGCCGCCACCGACCACCTCGACCAGGCCATCGCCCTGGCCGACGTGCTCGGCGACCCGGTGCTCGGCCACCACTGCCGCACCCGCCTGGCCAACGGCCTGGTCCGAGCCGGCGAACACGCCCGCGCCATCCCGTTGATGACCCGGATCGTCGAGCACGCCCGCACCCTGGCCGACTCCCGACTGCTCGCCCAGTCCCTGAACAACCTCGCCAACGCCCTGGTCCGAGCCGGCGCCCCGCTCCACGCCCTCGCTCACGCCACCGAGGCCGTCCAACTGCTCAGCGCCCACCCCGACGACCCCAAAATCATCATCGCCACCCAGACCCGCGCCGAAGCCCTGCACGCCCTTGGCCGCCACCACGCCGCCCTCGCCACCGCCCGCCAGGCCCTCACCCTCGGCCAGTCCCAGGGCAACCTCCGCTTCGAGTCCCACTCCCGCCACTTCATCACCGCCGTCCTGCGGGCCCTGGGCCGCGCGACCGTGTGA
- a CDS encoding AfsR/SARP family transcriptional regulator, giving the protein MGIRLLGPVELRAAGDEPAELAGAQRRAVLALLALRAERVVPVERFFELLWGEQPPSRARAALQGHVAALRKVLTGTPFLLLTRSPGYLLAGGADSIDVHRFELLAARAAGAEDDAQAVLLLEQALGLWRGAALADLPDTELRRALVDQLTAQRTTVLTDWAERRLRLGSGAVAIPALEQSVRADGLRESVVALLIRCLHQAGRVSDALTVYHQARERLDAELGVVPGARLQAALAEVLEPCAEPTAPLPSPALPGPALSGSAIPGSAIPGRLAEVPPLGPTVERPDGPVPRQLPRQPAGFVGRGEESRWLDRECGPGRVGDGLALVVGAAGAGKSATVVRWAHAAAAAFPDGQLFVDLRGFDPAGPVDQVEVLGDFLLALGVPETAIPEDGPSRAALYRARTDRLRLLVLLDNAHSADQVADLLLSGPGSATVVTSRNTLEDLVVTEGAALLRLAALPGDDALQLLERALTPERVRAEQSAARQLIAFCDQLPLALRIAASRLAARPGWTIADLVTELSDERTRLLTLDTHGAVSVRAALVLTYRHLSGDAGRLITLLAAHPGREVDSYAGAALLGCDLVTARAALGELAAYHLLTESTPGRYSRHDLIRLFGMELLAAQPAEVHRQATERLLDYYLEAVRHCGEHVDPGQDPHGERAHPPRALPQPADARAALTWFGSEEPTIRALVTSAAEQDPERAWRLARLASGLYYGASRLIDWLACLRAGLTAARQTGPPKAVADIESTLANALIGVERLPEAAELARRSVDRTGSADGVVHARTLFTLALATAVLGDPVEADQLAQRALVLARQSAGPEHIGAALAYAAAIAVLAGETATGLRYAREARRLLTGHPAATIHVWAMLSEAQALQQLGEFDASELVWSQLLAICQDAGFLHLHAIAEQAYADYLLRLGREQEAAEHLRSAVGLYQLHGHLAAAVTDLLAKVEQLIGD; this is encoded by the coding sequence ATGGGGATCCGACTGCTCGGACCAGTAGAGCTGCGGGCCGCCGGCGACGAGCCCGCCGAGCTCGCGGGTGCCCAACGCCGCGCCGTGCTCGCCTTGCTGGCGCTGCGCGCGGAGCGGGTGGTGCCGGTGGAGCGGTTCTTCGAGCTGCTCTGGGGCGAGCAGCCGCCGTCCCGGGCCAGAGCCGCACTGCAGGGGCATGTCGCGGCGCTGCGCAAGGTGCTGACCGGCACTCCGTTCCTGCTGCTCACCCGGTCCCCCGGCTACCTGCTGGCGGGCGGGGCGGACTCGATCGACGTGCACCGCTTCGAGCTGCTGGCCGCCCGGGCCGCAGGCGCCGAGGACGACGCGCAGGCCGTCCTGCTGCTGGAGCAGGCGCTGGGCCTGTGGCGCGGCGCGGCACTGGCCGACCTACCGGACACCGAGCTGCGCCGCGCGCTGGTCGACCAGTTGACGGCGCAGCGGACCACCGTGCTGACCGACTGGGCCGAACGCCGACTGCGGCTGGGCAGCGGCGCGGTGGCGATCCCGGCGCTGGAGCAGAGCGTGCGGGCGGACGGGCTGCGCGAGTCGGTGGTAGCGCTGCTGATCCGCTGCCTGCACCAGGCGGGGCGGGTCTCGGACGCGCTGACGGTCTATCACCAGGCGCGGGAGCGGCTGGACGCGGAGCTGGGCGTGGTGCCGGGTGCGCGGCTGCAGGCGGCGCTGGCGGAGGTGCTGGAGCCGTGCGCGGAGCCCACGGCTCCCCTGCCGAGCCCCGCACTGCCGGGTCCTGCACTGTCGGGCTCTGCGATACCGGGCTCTGCGATACCGGGCAGGCTCGCCGAGGTTCCTCCGCTCGGCCCGACGGTCGAGCGGCCGGACGGGCCGGTCCCCCGTCAGCTCCCCCGCCAGCCCGCCGGCTTCGTCGGCCGGGGCGAGGAGTCCCGCTGGTTGGACCGCGAGTGCGGGCCCGGGCGGGTCGGCGACGGTCTCGCCCTGGTGGTCGGCGCGGCCGGGGCCGGCAAGAGCGCCACCGTGGTCCGCTGGGCGCACGCCGCTGCCGCGGCCTTCCCGGACGGCCAACTCTTCGTGGACCTGCGCGGCTTCGACCCGGCCGGACCGGTCGACCAGGTCGAGGTGCTGGGCGACTTCCTGCTCGCGCTCGGCGTGCCCGAGACCGCGATCCCCGAGGACGGGCCGAGCCGCGCGGCGCTCTACCGGGCCAGGACCGACCGGCTGCGCCTGCTGGTGCTGCTGGACAACGCCCACAGCGCCGACCAGGTGGCCGACCTGCTGCTCAGCGGGCCCGGCAGCGCCACCGTGGTCACCAGCCGCAATACCTTGGAAGACCTGGTGGTGACCGAGGGCGCCGCGCTGCTGCGGTTGGCGGCACTGCCCGGCGACGACGCGCTGCAGCTGCTGGAACGCGCACTGACCCCTGAGCGGGTGCGGGCCGAGCAGTCGGCGGCACGGCAGTTGATCGCCTTCTGCGACCAGCTGCCGCTGGCCCTGCGGATCGCGGCCTCCCGGCTGGCCGCCCGGCCCGGCTGGACCATTGCCGACCTGGTGACCGAACTCTCCGACGAACGGACCAGGTTGCTCACCCTGGACACCCACGGCGCGGTCAGCGTACGAGCCGCCCTGGTGCTGACCTACCGTCACCTGTCGGGCGATGCCGGACGGTTGATCACCCTGCTGGCGGCGCACCCGGGTCGCGAGGTGGACTCCTATGCGGGCGCGGCGCTGCTCGGCTGCGACCTGGTGACGGCCCGCGCCGCCCTCGGCGAGCTGGCCGCCTACCACCTGCTGACCGAGAGCACGCCCGGCCGGTACAGCCGCCACGACCTGATCCGGCTCTTCGGCATGGAACTGCTCGCCGCCCAGCCCGCCGAGGTCCACCGCCAGGCCACCGAGCGGCTGCTCGACTACTACCTGGAGGCGGTCCGGCACTGCGGCGAGCACGTGGACCCGGGCCAGGACCCGCACGGTGAGCGGGCCCACCCGCCCCGCGCACTGCCGCAACCGGCCGACGCCCGCGCCGCGCTGACCTGGTTCGGCTCCGAGGAGCCGACGATCCGCGCCCTGGTCACCTCGGCGGCCGAGCAGGACCCCGAACGCGCCTGGCGACTGGCCAGGTTGGCCAGCGGGCTGTACTACGGCGCGAGCCGGCTGATCGACTGGCTGGCCTGCCTGCGGGCCGGGCTGACCGCCGCCCGGCAGACCGGCCCACCGAAGGCCGTCGCCGACATCGAGAGCACCCTGGCCAACGCCCTGATCGGTGTCGAACGCCTCCCCGAGGCAGCCGAGTTGGCCCGCCGATCGGTGGACCGTACCGGCTCGGCGGACGGCGTGGTGCACGCCCGCACCCTGTTCACCCTCGCACTCGCCACCGCGGTGCTCGGCGATCCAGTCGAGGCCGACCAACTGGCGCAGCGTGCACTGGTGTTGGCACGGCAGAGCGCAGGCCCCGAGCACATCGGCGCGGCGCTGGCCTATGCGGCCGCGATCGCGGTACTGGCCGGCGAGACCGCCACCGGACTGCGCTACGCCCGCGAGGCCCGTCGGCTGCTGACCGGTCACCCGGCGGCGACGATCCACGTCTGGGCCATGCTGTCCGAGGCCCAGGCGCTGCAGCAGTTGGGCGAGTTCGACGCCTCGGAGCTGGTCTGGTCACAGCTGCTGGCGATCTGCCAGGACGCGGGTTTCCTGCACCTGCACGCGATCGCCGAGCAGGCCTACGCCGACTACCTGCTGCGTCTGGGCCGCGAGCAGGAGGCCGCCGAACACCTGCGCTCGGCCGTCGGCCTCTACCAGCTGCACGGGCACCTGGCCGCTGCGGTGACCGACCTGCTGGCCAAGGTGGAGCAGCTGATCGGGGACTGA
- a CDS encoding sigma-70 family RNA polymerase sigma factor: MQPVARQPLDAPRPPARQPEESRQTLDQETLAELYRLHGGYLLRALLRVTNGDRGKAEDILQETLLRAWQHPEAVSRGAEQSRPWLFTVARRIAIDHFRMAAARAQEVSGEMLEDRPLAEDPYEAVLAGRDIAVVLEGLQPHHREVLVELHLKDRSVLEAAERLGVPPGTVKSRNFYAIRALRPILAEHEEYAPRPERAA; the protein is encoded by the coding sequence ATGCAACCCGTTGCCCGCCAGCCCCTGGACGCCCCCCGGCCCCCGGCCCGGCAGCCCGAGGAGTCCCGCCAGACGCTCGACCAGGAGACCCTGGCCGAGCTGTACCGCCTGCACGGCGGTTACCTGCTGCGCGCGCTGCTACGGGTGACCAACGGTGACCGCGGCAAGGCCGAGGACATCCTGCAGGAGACCCTGCTGCGGGCCTGGCAGCACCCGGAGGCGGTTTCGCGCGGGGCCGAGCAGAGCCGGCCCTGGCTCTTCACGGTGGCCCGGCGGATCGCCATCGACCACTTCCGGATGGCGGCGGCCCGGGCCCAGGAGGTCTCCGGCGAGATGCTGGAGGACCGGCCGCTGGCCGAGGACCCGTACGAGGCGGTGCTGGCCGGGCGCGACATCGCGGTGGTCCTAGAGGGTCTGCAACCGCACCACCGGGAGGTGCTGGTCGAGTTGCACCTGAAGGACCGGTCGGTGCTGGAGGCTGCCGAGCGGCTCGGCGTCCCGCCCGGCACGGTCAAGTCCCGCAACTTCTACGCGATCCGGGCGCTGCGCCCGATCTTGGCCGAACACGAGGAGTACGCGCCCCGCCCGGAGCGCGCCGCCTGA